The DNA segment TTGAGTACTGGGGAGAAgtgggagctcaggcacagccctgtgttTAGCATTTCCTATTgcagtgctctgcagagcttccTGCTTGCTTTCAGCAGGTTGCCAGCTTATGTTTCAACACCTGCCTCTTTTAATAATGCATAAACCCCTGAATTTGGGGTTTGGATTCCACTACAAGAGTGAAGCAGCTAAACTGTCTGTGGTTCAGGCACCCTTTGTGACCTGAAAGAAACAGTGAGAATGGTTTTCTTAAACCAAGTTCTGTGGATGGTATTTGTGCAGAGGTACGCACAGCATACCTTTGGTCCTGGATGGCCTCAGGGACTGGCTTCAACCTTAAAGACAAACAATCTTTCTTTGCACGACTGCGATACATACAGGGGCTACTAATATTGCCGCTgctaatttttcttcctttttgggGGTAATTGAGCCTGAATGGGTTGCTCCTATATAGTATTCCTTTCCCAGGTGGAAGAAATGCATGTCATTACAGGCCACTTGCTTTCTATTGCCGCAGAatgcagaaaatgcttttttaaagacGCAGACATTGTCTTTTCATGGTGTgctataaaaagaaattttagttTTTTCATAGCTTTATTCATGATGAGAGGACACTTCAGCCTATGTGAGCTCTCAAGTCTCCACTCTAGGTTTGTACGGTTCAGGTGGTAGGCCAGTCATTTTCATTGGGTAGTATTATTATCATTTGTCTggcaaaaaaacaacccaaactcCCTGTCCTTGCAGCTGACAGTACCTGGTGTAGTCCTAAGATGATTATGTGATCTTCTGCAATGCTGTAGTGATGGGTGAATAAAGTGTCATTCCAAAGCATTAGCAAACACCAAACTGGGAGCTAGTTTACCCATGGAAACATGACACAGCAGCATAAAATACAGGACTAACAGAGACTTCTGTGAGCACCCTTGTGTGGcctttatcagaaaaaaagtagCTATTTGGGGAAGGGTTTCTTTGGtggtttaaaatttttttataggaaaaagaagaaagtgggGAATTTTGAAATAgatacaatgaaaaataaagctgcCATTGGACAAAGTGTaagctggttttctttttaattaacagACTTgttaaattttacattttcaagtattttatcTGATGACTATAAGGGAATACAACTGTATCAGGATTCTTCAGAGGTTTTTGATACAGTCAGTCAAGTATAATATAGTTGTGATATGTGATTTGTGTGCAATGGCTTCCTCTAAATAACATGTACTTTTGAAATTCACTTATTCCAACGGTTGGTTTACAATGTTTGCAAACCTCATACACGGCCTATGTGTTAAAATGTACAACTGGCTTGTTCCTCCACCCTGCATTAACTATTAGCCTGGCTGGTGTCATCCATTCTGCAGCATGACATGGTGTCTAGTGTTGTTAGAGCATGTGTCCATCCTGTCTTGTGTTTCCTGTGtctttctgtctgtcctgcagtgtttgtctgtgtgtgtctattTATAGATGAAGGGGCAGAGGATAATGTGGGACTGCTACAGCACTGCCCCACCTGTGGGCCTGCTGCCGGCAGTGAGTGGCGTAAACACCTGGCCCCCTCCATTTCAGTGTCTGTGCCTGATGATGAGCCCTACAATTCCGATGAGGAGTACTATGAACACCCTTTGTTCAGCTCCGAGTGGACTGGCTCTAGTacacatcccagtgccacagtGAAGAGCAGAGAGGTCTTGTTGGGCCATGATGAAGGTGAACTGAGCATTGTCCCATTCGGTTCCTCTTCCCCTCTACCCACCTTCCATCCATTCCATTCTATACGTGCCTGGGATTGCAGCCTTCTGGGGAGGGAAACCTAGTTGTATTTTTTCCCTACATGGAAGTAATGGCCCTCAAAGAGTCTCTTCATGTCAAGGTAAAGCTGTAGCCTGAGCAAGGAATGCAGCTTTGGGGTCAGTGTAACCATGGTCCCTGCTTAAATCAGGGCTCTTGTTCTCCAGACCCGGCTTTTAGCAGAAGCAAAAGGAGCAGATAGTTCAAAGAAGTGGAagccattttttcctttgtgccaGAAAAATACTGCTGAGAACAATGTGCAAACTAGGCCAAAAGATGGTTACTCGAGGTAAGTCAGTTAACACAatggggaaaaaccccacatcTATACCAAAGACAGCTGTGGGAGGTTCGAGGTCTTTAATTTTCTGGTAGGCAAAGTCAGTAAGTTTTACCTCAGTGTAGACAGACAATTTCAGCAGTATTGGgtcatgtttcattttcagctgttttgtgGACACACCCCATTAGCATTGTACCAGCAGATtgaaaacaaggaggaaaagaagattTATTGTCTCTCTGTACCTCCTTTTTCTATGACCTGAGCACATCAGTAAATAGTATTTTATTAGTGGGTGTTACATAAAAGTGAAATGGCTTGAGACACAGGAGCTGAAGTTAAAATCAGTACTGAAAGGTTTGTCTCTCAGGAGGATGGAGCTGTGTGCTTGAAACTGCTTACTGGGTGGTTTCAAGAAAACCAGAGTTGCTCTGAATTAACCGGGCAATATAGCCTAATACTACAACAGCACCAGTAAGAGATCAATGCTAATAACTGAAGATTGTTAATGTCAGCATGTCTGCCTGAAGCTCAGAGAGATAAAAAATCAATACAGCTTGAGTGCCTATACCTGTACTTAGAGCACTCCTGGCCTGGTTAGTTCTTAGGCAGCTTCCTTTTCAGTCATATGCATCTGCCTCTGGTGAAAGTCTAAGATCTCAGAACATCTATGTGGGGTAAAATAAAAAGGGGAATAAGCTAGATCATAAGTGAGGAGatagtaattttaaaacagtCCCACTCAATTGCTGCCAGTAGGCTGGCAGTCTGCTTGGCATTAGAGTCTGCTGCACTAAGGCAGAATATTGGATTCCTTCATTAAGTCAGGGATAACTTTCTAGTttgagtaattatttttaatcacatAGTATTGTGTGAAGTGTCTCAGGAAATGGAGCTATATACCTGGAACTGCTGAGAGTAAAATTAGAGGCTTTCCCTAACACTTTTAATTGAAAGAGATGCACATACAAAACTACATAaaattggaaaaagaaaagtaagttacTCAAGTCAGGGCCTCTTACAGCTGGAGGGAGACCTGCTGTCCTGCCAGTCAGCTTTTACAATTTGCTCATGGGTAAATATCCCTGTAATGCTCAGGCATTGGTCCAGGTTTGATTCTGAATCTTCTGGCTTCTGTTCATTTAAGATATTGTGTCTAACCCTAACTATTTTATATGTTATGAATAGTGTTGTTCTTTACATAATGATATTTCTCAGACTCAAATAGTGTTCATGTTCCTTAAATCACTCTTTTAAAGGGCATAACTGGAAGAGATGATTGTCTGGTCTTCACTGGGCCAATCTCAGGAGGAAAATCAAGCACTTGTAAAGACGTTTTATTTTAATGCCAAGGGGCTGGATGCAGCCACTTCCAGATTCAAAACCACTTTGTTCTAAATCTGACTCAGCAAAGTACGTAATCATAAGACACACTTTAAACCCAGGAGGGTCATCAGGTTGCCTGCAGCATGGCTGCTGGTCAGCTGCTTAACTATGATGCCTTGAGACACCCCAGAAAGCAGGACTTGAAGCCAAGTTAGtatgggataagataaaaaggtagacTCTTTAATGTCTAGGCTTAGGGCCTTCAGGAATACATGAGGACGCTCCCCAAACACTGattttctatggtttttatacTATTGTTCACCCAATCCCCTattcacacatctctcagtccagccgCGTCCTGCCCACGGCATACCCcgtcaggatttgagtctgggggacagtgggatctcttcatcatcatctttctcttcctcGTAGCACACAGGAATACTTGGAGGTCTTCCAGCATTCTGTTTTCGAGGTCGTtggcttatgtttatgtcttgtaGAACAGGCCTTAAAATATTattcagccttctaccttgaaaagaagtctaaatAACTAATGGAAGGTCAGGCATTGATATGGGATGGGGGTTAGAATATATAAACACTGAATttaagctgccagaaatattaacaaCACTAAATATGCATTTTCACTACAGTTagaagtacttctaaaatctataaaaactAAAAAGTCAAAAATGAAAACCCCCTGAGGCATCACTGTGTTGCTGAATCACAGGTTTCACACTTAATCCTGACTTCTTATCTGGAGGAATATTAATAGCGCATAGTAAATTTTGTCTGAGTAGCAGTGGCAGGAGTACATGGAGACTTTTCTAATCATTCTTCTGCCATGGCATGACTAAAGACTGTTATTGATGTTACTATACTGTTTCTAGCAGCCTGTAAGCAGAGTGATATATTTTAGAGATTCAGATGAACAAATAGTTTTATTGAATTCATTGGTTTCTTTGACTTAATTGGTGATGAGGGGGCTAGTGGGCAAAGAGCAAAGCAAATTAAGGGTCTTTCTGTTAAAACTGGAATTTTCACATATAGATTTCAGATATCAGACAGCTTAAGGATGAACTTGTTTGTAAACCTGTTCAATGTATTGGCTAAAATCTTGCAAAAATGTTAGTTATCAGCCATGCACAAAGCCCGTTAAGACTATGGAAGTGCTCAGTATTGTGCCAAATCCAGGATTCATGCAATAGATTGACTTGCTGGCATTTAGCAGTCAATATTACCAAGGTCAGTGGAAAGCAATCAGTGCCTCATACCTTCCTTCACCTGAGTTGAATGTCTTGTACTGGATTAAACAGCACATTTATCAGAAAAATATCAGTGTGCTTTTTGCTCATTGATGCATTGATGTTTTCGGAGGCATACATCATTCAATACCATCTCCATTTTGAATACCATCTCCCTTTGCAATGACTATTTGACTCACAGTCATCACTGGGAGAGGTATACCTGTAGAACACTTTCAGCTCCCCTCTTACAGCATAACCATGTTTCTCTAGGGAAGACAGgatttcagtttggtttttttccctaaggaAAATTGATTTCCATGGTGACTAAAAAGGACTGGATGCTAAAAGCCCTTTGACACACTTAAATCCAAAATGTTGAGCTGAAAGTGTTCTGTAAAAGCAGTCCTGTTCAGCTGTGTGCTTGATGTTTACTGTTGGTGTTGATGTCACCTCCTTTTTCCATCCTCAAGAAGAAGAACTGGTAAAGAGTCCAGTGGCTGTAGAAGCAAaacctgctgctcttcctgggATGCAAATGGGAAAAGAGCACGGTCCCACTGAGTCTTTGGACCAGGCAAAGGGCCTCTGTGAGGGTCAGTCGTGTTCTGATTCAGAGGCCAAAGTGTGTTCTGAAGACAAAGTGCCAAGTGTGGCATCCAGCAGGGAGAGTGTAACTGTTATGGCGGGAACACCCCGAAAGATGCATCCCCCTCCTTGGCTGAGGAAAGTGTGTCCTCTAGGTTTGCATGTGTTTGCTGCTGGTTAATCCTTCTCCAACTTTCTCCAGTGCTTTCCAAGgctgcttcattttctgtttttcccatttattgGTATGACTGCTCTTGTTATTATGCTTGAAGAGTGTGTAGCAGATAATGATTGCATAGGTGCTGTATGACAACATGGTTTCCCACTGCTGCGGCTGATTCCTGATTTTTGACTTTGCCATGATGAAATGTGCTTTGCAGCTAAGctgatgcctttttttcccatctctgaTATGTTTGCCAGTCACATTGCTAAtctgtgtatattttttttttggtgcagaGATTCATCTGCTTTTTCAAACAGCAGATTTATTGCCTTTGACTATGACATAAAGATACTTGAACtgtagaaatgttttcatttgcagtGTGCaggtgttttgttggtttggtttggtttttttgtgtgcgCTTCAGTGCCTGCTGGTTTAGTTGCCTTAAAGTTATTGCTTCTTACGTCATACCGTTGCCATTCATTGAGTCCACCCTTCCTCTCTTCAGTTGTTGCTAGAACTCtgattttttgtgtgtcttaCCTTATTACAAATGTTTAACCCTGCTGGAGTGCCCTTCTTAGGAAAAACTTCCGTCACTTCCGGGGGACATTTACCTTCAAAGTGAAGGCTAAAATTGGGTGCATTGGGTGAAGTTCTGATCTGTTCTCTGAACAAAATATTTGCTGCAATAGTCTTTCAGTACATAAAAACTAGGCTTCAGGATTTCCCTTTTAATGGTGTTTCTCTTCAGCCAGTGCAACAAGATACAAAGACCACTTGTGTGGAATAGTGATGTACCCACGCCCTACGTGGCTAATAAGTGCTGCATTTGGGAGGCAGGTGTTCTGGCTGGCCTATCTGCAGAACACTGAATTCCTTTGGCAGTCAGAATATGTTTTGATGCCATTGGTATTGTTCATTTGTACTACAGTAAGAGGCACAGTAGGatgcacagagaaaagcagtatCTAGCTATTTAATTCCTGTGAAATTAGAACTACATCAGCTCGGTGACCAACCATGTCTGTATACTTTATAGAGTTTTCAATTCAGTCACcaaatataaaaacataaagtAGCAAAATTACTGTAGTTGTAGACTTCTGATTTGACTACCTGTGGAGTTTCAAATGGCAGTTGCTTTTTGGACTCAATATTAACATACgcaaatatttaaagaatgACCAATACTTGGGTACTAAttgttctaaaaaaaaatcagattcatCAGAGCAAAAAAATGGCTCCATGGACTTCAAATCAGATCTGAGGAAATACCGCGTTGGCCCAATGCTGGTTGTAACAAGCTTtagaaaaaactatttttttacaGATCACTGCAGAAAGATCTGCCACATTCTGCAGTCTGGTCATATTTTCAATGATAGGAAGTTTTCAGAATTATGGGAACCATTGTTTTCCATATGATATTAAAAAGAGATCAAGCTATTAATGTTTAATAGagcatatattaaaaaaatctaacaaGATATTACTCTCTGAAAATACAGTGACAGGGTAtaagataatattttttgtttcaaattagCTTAATAAGGTCAATCAAGTGTTCTTTGACTTCAGTTACAGCTGTAGGTGACTGACCATTTTGAAGACCAGGCCTTCAAGATCCGGGTCTGTTAATAGATCTGTTGCTGATTTACACATGGTGGGTTTGTGACAGTAGTGAGATTTTTGTCATTTGCCAAACAGTGAATGTTAAAAGTTGgtacaattaaaaaaagagcCTCTTCTGGCACGTTCAAAACCTTTTGCATGCATTATCTCTTTAGTTTAGGCTGCATATagaacaaaaatgcaaaaaagaggcagaaaggtGAAACTACTTATGCTTTAAATATCACAACACACAAATACATGATCGATTTGATTAAAGTTACAGACGTGACTAATGCAGAACTAACATAAAGCTATGGAGTCCAGCAAAGCTACCAATGAAGTGAGGATTATGTGTGGGTTTGCTGTTATATACAAAATCATGAAGGAGAAGAATTCACATGAAATCATCTCATTTCAGTGGTCACATTTATATGTGTAAAACTCATATTTTCACTATAAAACCTCATATACTGAAACAAAACTAGGATTTAAGACTCTAAAGCAGATTTCTAGGTGGATGGCCTTGCTGCATGTTTGcatctttcttcctctccattCCATCATTCATACCAAGGTGTTGTAAGCCACATGACTGCCTGTCTGTAAGTGCTTTAAATAATATTGttataaaactgaaacaaactACTTCAGATTTACTTGCAGCCACGAAGATGGAATTCCATGTCCAGGAGGTTGCACGCCCTTTCGCAGCAGGACCATTAGACACAAAGCAACATGAATGTGGGAAAGATAGAAAAGCTGTTGAGGAACATAAATACGATGCCTTAGTTCCACAACCAGCAAAAACAGAGGCTGTAGATAAGAAGGACCCACAGagcaaagacaaagaaaaaatgtcttcacCTCCATCAGAAAAGATGTTGGAAACTGATTCACAGCAGAAAGGGGAAGCCAGTTTTGCAGAACCTGCTGCCGCCAAACCTCCTGCTTCCCAAGAACAAAAGGACTTGTCATCTCAACTGCCTAAAGGGAGCAGGACAGAAGAAAGGACTGCAGATGTGCCCTCATCAACCAACCAAGTTATGTCTATCAAATTTCAAGACGACCTTAAAGATGTCCAAGGTGTTGCCATCAGCCATGGCCAAAATTCTCTATTGCTACCAGAACCCAAAGCAGAAGCAGCCAAAATTGAGCTTCCTTCAGGCCCATCTCCTGTTGTCCCCCAGGAGTTTTTGCTCAAAGACGCCTTCAATACAAAACAGGAGCCCACTGACCAACTGTTTGCTAAAGACCTCAGTAAAGATGAACAGATCCACAGAGACAGAACATTAGCTTTGCAAGAAGTCTCAGCACTAACTGTAGATGGCCTGAAAACACCAAGCACCCCGAAAATCCCTGcatggagggaggaaaaagataTGACCAAGGATGAGAGTGATGAGGAAGAAAGGTATGACTTCTATGATAAAGGGGAGGCTCAAATATTAGATGATGGGAAATTAACCACAAAATCTGAAGTTGAGACACTTTCCTTAGACAAAGTAGACTTTCAAAAGGATGATGAAGCTAAAAGGCCACGTGATActgtcagaacagaaaaagaaatggaccAAAGTGGGCTCCCAGCAACGAGAGACATAGAAAAGGAGGTACAACCAAGCATACAGGTACTCCCAGCCAAGTTAAGCCATGAACTGACTCCTGAGAAAACAATAGAGCACCCTGAAACCACTCAATTATCCAGAGTAATAACGAAAGCCCCTGAGGCACCACATTTTGCCACTGAAAAGACTTGTActcttgaagaaaaatatgctaAAAAAGATACCAAGGTGAATAAGACAAGTGTTTCAGCTCCTCATCAAatgaaagaggaggaggatcaTTCAGgaatgtcaaaatattttgaaacctCTGCTTTGAAAGAGGAAGCATTCAAGGCAGATGGTCTGAAACAAGGCAGTGATTACTATGAGCTAAGTGACACTAAAGAGAGTATATATGAGCCTTATCAGAGAGGTCATCTAATAGCTGAagatggagaggaggaggaagaagaattACAGACAGAATTAAATCAGAAACAGACCATGCATGCTCATGAAATGGGGTACAGTACCCTGGCTCAGAGCTATACACCAGATGCATCCGAAGAACCCAGCTCCCCAACAGAAAGAATGTTCACTATTGACCCCAAAGTCTATGGGGATAAGAGAGAActtcacagtaaaaataaagatgatttAACTCTGAGCAGGAGCTTGGGACTTGGGGGGAGATCTGCAATTGAACAGAGAAGTATGTCTATTAACTTGCCCATGTCTTGCTTGGATTCAATAGCTCTAGGATTTAGCTTTGGTCGTGCACACGATCTTTCTCCCCTGGCTTCAGACATTCTAACTAACACTAGTGGAAGTATGGATGAAGGTGATGACTACATACCAGCAACCACACCAGCACTGGAGAGGCCCCCCTGCTTCCCCATTGATAGTAGAGAGGAAGATCAGCAcattgaagaagaaaaagcaatacCAGAAGAAAAAGTCCAGCCTGAGACCTTGGCCGAATCATCTTTCCAGGCCAAGGATTATTACAAAAATGGGGCTGTCCTGGCTCCTGACCTGCCTGAAATGTTAGACTTGGCAGGGACAAGATCTAGATTAGCCTCTGTGAGTACAGATGCTGAGGTGGCACAGAAGAAGCCAGTTCCTTCTGACACTGTTGTGGAAGacaacagcacagccctgccagccatggcagatgaaaaCCATGTAATTCTAAAAGCTGAAAGTCAGCTGGAAGACTTGGGCTACTGTGTTTTCAATAAGTACACAGtcccactcccttctccagttCAGGACAGTGAGAATTTAACGAGTGAAACCTGTCCCTTCTACGAAGGCACAGATGAAAAATTGAGACGCAGCCTGGCTCCTGACCTGTCTTTAATAGAAGTGAAgctggcagctgctgaaaaatcaaaagaatTCCTTGGTGAAAAGGACTTAGGTCAGCATGGTGAGTCCATTCTGGTGAGGGACTttgagcaggagaaaaaagagaagctgGATACTGTGCTAGAAAGGAGTGAAGATCAAGCTGACTCTAAAGAGGTCTGTCCCACTaaaggagcagagccagagaaaATGAGAGATGAGGCAAcatcagaaaggaaagaagaaaacgTGGCTGGTAAAGTTCATTTACCTGGTGATACCATGTATGACAGAAAATCTGCTTCAGAGATAGCAATAGAAAAGGATTCTGTTTCTTTGTTGATAGAGAAAGAGAAGACTCTCAGTGTTGTTCCTGAAATAGCTGAGATAGAAGCTCCAGTTAAACCAGATTACAATGCTATAAAGCACGATATGGAAGTAGCTGCAAGGAGAGCTGACCAGGAACATCAGAGTCAGTTAGATGCTAAGATTGGTGGGGGTGTTTCCCTCTCTTCGGAGAAGGACAAAGCCTCTGCTGAAAGAGCAGAGCCTGAACCTAAAGACACTCAGCAGAAAGATGAGAGCATGTTCTCCAAGGAAGCAAAAGATTCAGATGTACTTTCCAAAACTGAGCCTAGTTACATGAAGGATGGCACCAAACtgtcagaaacagaaattaaggaaaaagtAACTAAGCCAGATCTGGTACATCAAGAGGCAGTTGATAAAGAGGAGTCTTATGAATCTAGTGGAGAGCATGACCAAGCCCAAGAAGGTTTGAATGGAGAATCTGTGAAACCAGAGGATATCAAAGCAGAAACTCCAAAACTTCCCATGTCTGGGCAAGAGATGCCTGCAAAGGAGACTTCTGTGGAGCATCTCCTTTCAAAAGCTGAGTGTCTCCAGGAAGAGCCTCCTGAGATTCAGATGGAGAGCATACCACAGCCTGCAGAAGGAGCTGAAAAGATTCCTGATGTGGCTATGAAACTTACGGAAACCCAAAAGCTTCTGCCATGTGACGTGGCACCTGGGGCCACAAAGGAAGAAGAACGTGAAGAAGAAGAGACTGAAgtacagcaagaagaaaaagaagaggataAGCAGCATCTGGTATCAGAAATGCCCGCAGGCTTCAGGGAGCTTGCTGCTGAAGAAATGCTAGCCAAGGGTAGCCCAGAAGCACTGCCTGAACTGAAAGGCATTATTGAATCAGTGGTGACAGTTGAGGATGACTTTATCACAGTGGTGCAGACGACAGTTGATGAGGGTGAATCTGCTTCTCACAGTGTGCGCTTTGCTGCTACTCAACAGGAAGACATTGAAACAGGAGATTCTCAGGCCGAAGAGGAACTGGAAGTTGAAGAAATGGAAATTGAGCCCAAGGAGGGCTCCCCAGAGGCTCCTGCTTCACCCCAGAGAGAAGAAATCCTGCTCACTGACTACAAGACAGAGACATTTGATGATTACAAAGATGAAACAACAATTGATGACTCCGTCATGGACACAGACAGTCTCTGGGCAGACACTCAAGGTGTGCATTATCctttctgttttgtctgttGAATATTTTTGCTTCCAAGTAATAATGattgaaaaacaaatttattaCAGTTATAATAGTAATCTCTGCatgtttcagaaaaatgctaaaatagtatgcctttttttttgttaattgtATGTGCTGTCTTCAACTATtatttccctgctccagcacagtaTTGTTAACATTTGTTACTAatcttttgtttgttgttaCAATTTGCTCTGATCCTACAGATGATGATAGGAGCATCATGACTGAACAGTTAGAGACTGTTCCTAaagaggagaaggcagagagagaatTGCGAAGATCATCTCTCGATAAGcataaaaaagagaaaccttttaaaactgggagaggcaggattTCTACtcctgaaaggaaaatagctAAAAAGGAACCTAGCACACTCTCCAGAGATgaagtgagaaggaaaaaaggttcATATAACACTCCctattacaatattttttttattttcttcctaatttacAGTACTATCCAATTACTGTTGTAGATTGTATGCATCATAACAATATAAGTTATGGTGGTTTTAAATGAGACATTGTACAAATATATGAGAAGCCATGTGCAAGGCTCACTGCTCCACTGGTCCTGTTTCACAGTAGACATCCCCACTGACCACTGTGTAACACATCTGAGTTAATGCACTAGTGCTTCCCCTCCTCTAATGTAGGGTTTGATCTGTTACTCCCAGTAAAAGCAATGCATTGCATTGGAGTTGTGGAGCAGTGGGCCTGCCACTTGATGTATCATATGAAACTgttcactgttttttttcctgattctatgtttttgtgttctttttgcCCATAGCAGTGTATAAGAAAGCTGAACTTGCTAAAAAAACTGAAGTTCAGGCCCACTCTCCCTCCAGGAAAATCATTTTAAAACCTGCTATCAAATATACTAGACCAACTCATCTCTCCTGTGTTAAACGGAAGCAGACAGGTGACTGCGTTCTGTTCAGTTATGCAATGTGGCTGGCAAACattgacattttcttttgtaaatcTCATGGCTATAGCAGCttctctattattttttttctctagtaaTATCAAGCTTcacaaatagtattttttttttagtgttttgtaccattttttcttttcttctttctttgctg comes from the Pithys albifrons albifrons isolate INPA30051 chromosome 8, PitAlb_v1, whole genome shotgun sequence genome and includes:
- the MAP2 gene encoding microtubule-associated protein 2 isoform X14; this encodes MAEDRKDESKAPHWTSGQLTEASSHPHSPEIKDQGGAGAGLARSANGFPYQDDEGPRLGGHEQLGTYAQTKENGINGEVSSGDRETAEEVSARIVQVVTAEAVAVLKGEQEKEAQHKDQPGPLPLAVEESANLPPSPPPSPASEQTGALEEDLLAATKMEFHVQEVARPFAAGPLDTKQHECGKDRKAVEEHKYDALVPQPAKTEAVDKKDPQSKDKEKMSSPPSEKMLETDSQQKGEASFAEPAAAKPPASQEQKDLSSQLPKGSRTEERTADVPSSTNQVMSIKFQDDLKDVQGVAISHGQNSLLLPEPKAEAAKIELPSGPSPVVPQEFLLKDAFNTKQEPTDQLFAKDLSKDEQIHRDRTLALQEVSALTVDGLKTPSTPKIPAWREEKDMTKDESDEEERYDFYDKGEAQILDDGKLTTKSEVETLSLDKVDFQKDDEAKRPRDTVRTEKEMDQSGLPATRDIEKEVQPSIQVLPAKLSHELTPEKTIEHPETTQLSRVITKAPEAPHFATEKTCTLEEKYAKKDTKVNKTSVSAPHQMKEEEDHSGMSKYFETSALKEEAFKADGLKQGSDYYELSDTKESIYEPYQRGHLIAEDGEEEEEELQTELNQKQTMHAHEMGYSTLAQSYTPDASEEPSSPTERMFTIDPKVYGDKRELHSKNKDDLTLSRSLGLGGRSAIEQRSMSINLPMSCLDSIALGFSFGRAHDLSPLASDILTNTSGSMDEGDDYIPATTPALERPPCFPIDSREEDQHIEEEKAIPEEKVQPETLAESSFQAKDYYKNGAVLAPDLPEMLDLAGTRSRLASVSTDAEVAQKKPVPSDTVVEDNSTALPAMADENHVILKAESQLEDLGYCVFNKYTVPLPSPVQDSENLTSETCPFYEGTDEKLRRSLAPDLSLIEVKLAAAEKSKEFLGEKDLGQHGESILVRDFEQEKKEKLDTVLERSEDQADSKEVCPTKGAEPEKMRDEATSERKEENVAGKVHLPGDTMYDRKSASEIAIEKDSVSLLIEKEKTLSVVPEIAEIEAPVKPDYNAIKHDMEVAARRADQEHQSQLDAKIGGGVSLSSEKDKASAERAEPEPKDTQQKDESMFSKEAKDSDVLSKTEPSYMKDGTKLSETEIKEKVTKPDLVHQEAVDKEESYESSGEHDQAQEGLNGESVKPEDIKAETPKLPMSGQEMPAKETSVEHLLSKAECLQEEPPEIQMESIPQPAEGAEKIPDVAMKLTETQKLLPCDVAPGATKEEEREEEETEVQQEEKEEDKQHLVSEMPAGFRELAAEEMLAKGSPEALPELKGIIESVVTVEDDFITVVQTTVDEGESASHSVRFAATQQEDIETGDSQAEEELEVEEMEIEPKEGSPEAPASPQREEILLTDYKTETFDDYKDETTIDDSVMDTDSLWADTQDDDRSIMTEQLETVPKEEKAERELRRSSLDKHKKEKPFKTGRGRISTPERKIAKKEPSTLSRDEVRRKKAVYKKAELAKKTEVQAHSPSRKIILKPAIKYTRPTHLSCVKRKQTAAGGETNQAPGVFKQAKEKLSDGVSKSPEKRSSLPRPSSILPPRRGVSGDRDREENSLSLTSSLSSSVRRTTRSEPIRSRTGKSGTSTPTTPGSTAITPGTPPSYASRTPGTPGTPSYSRTPHTPGTPKSAILVPTEKKVAIIRTPPKSPATPKQLRVINQPLPDLKNVRSKIGSTDNIRYQPKGGQVQIVTKKIDLSHVTSKCGSLKNIHHKPGGGRVKIESVKLDFKEKAQAKVGSLENAHHVPGGGNVKIDSQKLNFREHAKARVDHGAEIITQSPGRSSVASPRRLSNVSSSGSINLLESPQLATLAEDVTAALAKQGL